The following proteins are co-located in the Synechococcus sp. PROS-U-1 genome:
- a CDS encoding NAD(+) kinase — MPRIGLIVNDGKPQAVQTADTIQQRLEAAGHAVERASSSGGMVGFANPDQHLRLRGYSACVPEGFDQSMVLAIVLGGDGTVLSAARQTAPIGIPILTINTGHLGFLAEAYLDDLDRALDVVLTQQWTIEERSNLVVSVMRGDQRRWEALSLNEMALHREPLTSMCHFEIAIGRHAPVDIAADGVILSTPTGSTAYALSSGGPVITPDCPVLQLTPIAPHSLASRALVFSDREPVTVFPATPERLMMVVDGSAGCYVWPEDRVLIRRSDHPVHFVRLADHEFFQVLRNKLGWGLPHIAKPERE; from the coding sequence GTGCCCCGGATCGGACTGATCGTCAATGACGGCAAGCCGCAGGCGGTGCAGACGGCGGACACGATTCAGCAGCGCCTGGAGGCGGCAGGCCATGCCGTGGAGCGGGCCAGCAGCTCTGGGGGCATGGTGGGCTTTGCCAATCCCGATCAGCACCTGCGGCTTCGGGGCTACAGCGCCTGTGTGCCCGAGGGTTTCGACCAATCGATGGTGTTGGCCATCGTTCTCGGTGGTGACGGCACGGTTCTCTCCGCAGCGCGGCAGACCGCCCCTATCGGGATCCCGATTCTCACAATCAACACCGGTCATCTGGGATTTCTGGCCGAGGCCTATCTGGACGATCTCGACCGGGCCCTCGACGTGGTGCTCACCCAGCAATGGACGATCGAGGAACGCAGCAACCTCGTGGTGAGTGTGATGCGAGGTGACCAGCGCCGCTGGGAGGCGCTGTCCCTCAACGAAATGGCGCTGCACCGGGAGCCGCTCACGAGCATGTGTCATTTCGAGATCGCCATCGGTCGCCATGCCCCGGTGGACATTGCTGCCGATGGCGTGATCCTCTCCACGCCGACGGGATCGACGGCCTATGCCCTCAGCTCCGGCGGGCCGGTGATCACGCCGGATTGTCCGGTGCTGCAACTCACCCCGATCGCACCCCATTCCCTGGCGTCCCGAGCTCTGGTGTTCAGTGACCGTGAACCGGTCACGGTGTTCCCGGCAACGCCGGAGCGCCTGATGATGGTGGTAGATGGAAGTGCTGGTTGCTACGTCTGGCCTGAAGACCGGGTTTTGATTCGTCGCAGCGACCACCCAGTGCACTTTGTTCGCCTCGCCGACCATGAGTTCTTCCAGGTGCTGCGCAACAAACTGGGTTGGGGTCTGCCCCACATCGCCAAGCCTGAGCGGGAATGA
- a CDS encoding winged helix-turn-helix domain-containing protein encodes MIAEPLLLLAGPSALSLAPRLAASGYATLDWLSAGPSAHASEPGESPVAAVLAANQAALIQDLRKRFGAMPILLDLERDSVEARAACLGSGADDFWLSDIGPSDLLLRLRLHRTIQQRLGERSVLLQLDDLSLDPTTRMVRRGGRVVALTAREFMLLQVLLCRRGQVLSRDLLLQEVWQGERSSSNVVEVYVRYLRQKLEADGERRLLHTVRGRGYCLGQVLPED; translated from the coding sequence ATGATCGCTGAGCCGTTGTTGCTTCTTGCAGGACCTTCGGCGTTGTCCCTGGCGCCTCGTCTGGCCGCGTCGGGGTACGCCACTCTCGATTGGCTCAGCGCCGGGCCCTCGGCCCATGCCTCTGAACCCGGTGAATCCCCGGTGGCTGCCGTTCTGGCGGCCAATCAGGCCGCTTTGATTCAGGACCTGCGCAAACGCTTTGGGGCCATGCCGATCCTGCTGGATCTGGAACGCGACAGCGTTGAGGCGCGTGCTGCCTGTCTGGGATCCGGCGCGGACGATTTCTGGCTGTCGGACATCGGGCCCAGCGATCTGCTGCTGCGTCTGCGCCTGCACCGCACGATTCAGCAGCGGCTGGGCGAGCGTTCGGTGCTGCTTCAGCTGGATGATCTCAGTCTTGATCCCACCACCCGGATGGTGCGACGGGGAGGTCGTGTCGTGGCATTGACGGCCCGGGAATTCATGCTTTTGCAGGTGCTGTTGTGTCGCCGTGGCCAGGTGTTGAGTCGCGACCTGTTGCTCCAGGAGGTCTGGCAAGGAGAGCGTTCCAGCAGCAATGTTGTTGAGGTGTATGTGCGGTATCTGCGCCAGAAGCTGGAGGCAGACGGCGAGCGCCGTCTTCTGCATACCGTTCGCGGTCGGGGCTACTGCCTTGGCCAGGTGTTGCCGGAGGATTGA
- a CDS encoding DUF192 domain-containing protein: MDALPPEPPPQWLPVGARWCVAPQRCIDLEVARSSEQQRLGLMRRPALPPLRGMWFPFSTPQPQRFWMFNTLAPLDMIFVRDGRVLDLVRAVPTCAALPCRSYAADADGNGRADFVDAVIEVGAGEAQRLGITVGDPVRIEPVMASD; encoded by the coding sequence ATGGATGCTCTGCCCCCTGAGCCTCCCCCTCAGTGGTTGCCGGTTGGCGCCCGTTGGTGTGTGGCTCCCCAGCGATGCATCGATCTCGAGGTGGCCCGCAGTTCGGAGCAACAGCGGCTGGGGTTGATGCGGCGGCCGGCCCTGCCGCCTTTGCGGGGCATGTGGTTCCCTTTTTCCACGCCTCAACCGCAGCGGTTCTGGATGTTCAACACCCTCGCTCCTCTGGACATGATCTTTGTGCGAGATGGACGCGTGCTCGATCTGGTCCGGGCTGTTCCAACCTGTGCTGCGTTGCCTTGTCGCTCCTACGCCGCTGATGCGGATGGCAACGGACGGGCTGATTTCGTTGATGCGGTGATCGAGGTCGGTGCGGGGGAGGCTCAGCGGCTTGGGATTACCGTCGGCGACCCCGTTCGGATTGAGCCGGTCATGGCTTCGGATTGA
- the cbiE gene encoding precorrin-6y C5,15-methyltransferase (decarboxylating) subunit CbiE, with protein sequence MIDVIGTDAGAPASLPAPQQKLLRAATLIAAPQRLQAALRGWLGDALPDLISSDDPRALVGSLQSQPAERSVVVLASGDPLWFGLGRILCDRIGSERLRFHPAPTSLQLAFARIGRPWQDSDWVSLHGRDPEILASAMQKRPAALAVLTDPNQGGASTVQRMLRGSGLEASTELWLCENLGHADERVQQIAPGAPLPDDLHPLLIALLIAREPAAPDPHDLPLFGLDDGLYLQHSDHPGLMTKREVRIQLLADLALPECGVLWDLGAGTGSIGLEALRLRPQLQLLAVERRAGGAQLIQRNAQRLGVNPAAVLEADAIQVMNGTLPTELNHPDRVLLGGGGAQREHLLQEVLARLRSGGVVVIPLASVEALAGVRRLLENAGLAVRVQQLQAWRGQPLGDGTRLAPMNPTLIVTGTKPG encoded by the coding sequence ATGATCGACGTGATCGGCACCGATGCCGGGGCTCCGGCCTCGCTGCCCGCTCCACAGCAGAAGCTGTTACGAGCTGCCACCCTGATCGCAGCGCCGCAACGGTTGCAAGCCGCGCTGAGGGGCTGGTTGGGAGATGCACTGCCGGACCTGATCAGCAGCGATGACCCGCGGGCTTTGGTGGGAAGCCTGCAATCACAACCTGCTGAAAGGTCTGTGGTGGTGCTGGCCAGCGGCGATCCGCTCTGGTTCGGCCTGGGGCGCATCCTTTGCGACCGCATCGGTTCGGAGCGGCTGCGGTTTCACCCCGCCCCCACATCCCTGCAACTGGCCTTCGCCCGCATCGGTCGCCCCTGGCAGGACTCCGACTGGGTCAGCTTGCACGGACGGGACCCCGAGATCCTGGCCAGCGCAATGCAGAAGCGACCGGCTGCCCTGGCGGTGCTGACGGACCCGAACCAGGGGGGCGCCAGCACCGTGCAGCGCATGTTGCGCGGCAGCGGCCTGGAAGCCAGCACGGAACTTTGGCTTTGCGAAAACCTCGGGCACGCCGATGAGCGGGTGCAGCAGATCGCCCCAGGCGCCCCCCTGCCAGATGATCTGCATCCGCTGCTGATTGCACTGCTGATTGCCAGGGAACCTGCAGCACCGGATCCGCACGACCTGCCGTTGTTCGGGCTTGATGACGGGCTCTACCTGCAGCACAGCGATCACCCGGGGCTGATGACCAAGCGCGAGGTGCGCATTCAACTGCTGGCCGACCTCGCCCTCCCGGAGTGCGGCGTGCTCTGGGATCTGGGAGCGGGCACCGGCAGCATCGGCCTTGAAGCTCTGCGTCTGCGTCCACAGCTGCAACTGCTGGCGGTGGAACGTCGTGCCGGTGGCGCGCAACTGATCCAGCGCAATGCACAACGGCTCGGGGTCAACCCCGCAGCGGTGCTGGAAGCAGACGCTATTCAGGTGATGAACGGCACCCTTCCCACGGAGCTCAATCACCCCGACCGTGTGCTGCTCGGAGGCGGAGGGGCGCAACGGGAGCATTTGCTGCAGGAGGTTTTGGCGCGTCTGAGGTCTGGGGGTGTTGTGGTGATTCCCTTAGCGAGCGTGGAAGCGTTGGCCGGCGTTCGGCGGCTGCTTGAGAACGCTGGGTTGGCGGTGCGCGTGCAACAGCTGCAGGCCTGGCGAGGACAACCGCTGGGGGACGGCACTCGGCTGGCTCCGATGAACCCAACCTTGATCGTGACTGGAACGAAGCCGGGTTGA
- a CDS encoding sulfotransferase — MARSDLLSDRLVAGGFVRPLVLLQGLQLRRPSLSCWRVSLLMGISGLLVEPLAWIQSWLFARRLHKAELPDDPIVVIGHWRSGTTYLHQLLACDPSLATARNCLTMAPQVALLLKPLLRSALKRWMTRQRPIDAVPWGPDDPQEDELGLARLTMDTNMAGMAFPRAYSWFFRRNVLGLSRAFEREWLLFTKLTWLHDGPGKTGLLIKNSAHSARVELVLRHFPKARFVVLSRDPQASIRSLVQVKQRLGGLVGLQPVPDAVTQVEDTVAAHGQLLQAFEASRHRIPPGQLLELPYDVLVRQPLASVKRIYDELGLRSWSLVEAPLQARIAQARSYTADPVTLPLAAQQRLHDLMEEA, encoded by the coding sequence ATGGCACGGAGTGACCTGCTTTCGGATCGCTTGGTGGCTGGCGGTTTCGTCCGCCCGTTGGTGCTTCTTCAAGGTTTGCAGCTGCGCCGCCCGTCCCTCTCCTGCTGGAGGGTGAGCTTGCTCATGGGGATCAGCGGGCTGTTGGTTGAGCCTTTGGCGTGGATCCAGTCATGGCTGTTTGCACGTCGTCTGCACAAGGCTGAGCTTCCGGATGATCCGATTGTGGTGATCGGTCACTGGCGCAGCGGCACCACCTATCTGCATCAGTTGCTGGCTTGTGATCCCTCGCTGGCGACGGCGCGCAATTGCCTCACCATGGCCCCGCAGGTGGCATTGCTGCTGAAGCCCTTGCTTCGTTCAGCACTCAAAAGGTGGATGACACGGCAGCGGCCGATTGATGCAGTGCCATGGGGGCCGGATGATCCCCAGGAGGATGAGCTTGGTCTGGCCCGTCTCACCATGGACACCAACATGGCGGGCATGGCCTTCCCCCGGGCCTATTCATGGTTTTTCCGTCGCAACGTTCTGGGGTTGTCCCGTGCGTTTGAGCGAGAGTGGCTGCTCTTCACCAAGCTCACCTGGCTCCACGACGGCCCGGGCAAGACGGGGTTGCTGATCAAGAACAGTGCTCATTCCGCCCGGGTGGAGCTGGTGCTGCGGCATTTCCCCAAGGCGCGGTTCGTGGTGCTGTCTCGTGATCCGCAGGCTTCGATTCGCTCGTTGGTTCAGGTGAAGCAACGTTTGGGTGGTTTGGTGGGGCTCCAGCCTGTGCCCGATGCCGTGACCCAGGTGGAGGATACGGTGGCGGCCCATGGTCAGCTTCTCCAGGCGTTTGAGGCGTCTCGGCATCGGATCCCTCCGGGTCAGTTGCTTGAGCTGCCCTACGACGTGTTGGTTCGCCAACCCCTCGCTTCGGTGAAGCGGATTTATGACGAGCTCGGGCTCAGGAGTTGGTCGTTGGTGGAAGCACCGCTGCAGGCTCGGATTGCCCAGGCCCGCAGCTACACCGCTGATCCGGTGACCCTGCCCCTCGCAGCGCAACAGCGCCTGCACGACCTGATGGAGGAGGCATGA